One genomic window of Phycisphaerales bacterium includes the following:
- a CDS encoding cobalamin-dependent protein (Presence of a B(12) (cobalamin)-binding domain implies dependence on cobalamin itself, in one of its several forms, or in some unusual lineages, dependence on a cobalamin-like analog.) — MAQPLGAATTEFEKADRCASLDHRPRVLLGKMGLDGHDRGVKVIARAMRDSGVHVIYSGLWQTPKSLAISARDEDVDVIAASMMSNSHLTLGPNLLKALKGVGRGDIPVHMGGILPQEDLPALKEAGVARCFTTGVGLIDIVNAASETVAAYPQEVEGGHPTAQLARDISLAHLERPVRSSAVRRRPKRVIGITGSPGAGKSTLVAQLVAEHARRAEEDSSLGRCAVVAFDPMSPITGGALLGDRLRVDFNRLGEAAYYRSLAIRGEDYHALEDVTDLIGGACEGHGPDHSAYDTLFIETVGAGQNETRIRDHVDKTIVVLTPGMGDAVQMDKAGILEIADLFVCNKADHPGENELVRDLRDIAGRRPILETVATHGKGIAELLDALA, encoded by the coding sequence ATGGCCCAGCCCCTTGGCGCTGCCACCACCGAATTCGAGAAGGCCGACCGCTGCGCGAGCCTCGACCACCGCCCGCGTGTGTTGCTGGGCAAGATGGGCCTGGACGGCCACGATCGCGGCGTGAAGGTGATCGCCCGCGCGATGCGCGATTCTGGCGTGCACGTGATCTATAGCGGGCTCTGGCAGACGCCCAAGAGCCTGGCGATCAGCGCCCGCGACGAGGACGTCGACGTCATCGCGGCAAGCATGATGAGCAACAGCCACCTCACGCTGGGCCCGAACTTGCTCAAGGCCCTCAAGGGCGTGGGGCGAGGCGACATCCCGGTGCACATGGGCGGCATCTTGCCGCAGGAAGACCTGCCCGCGCTCAAGGAAGCCGGCGTTGCCCGCTGCTTTACGACCGGCGTCGGGCTCATCGACATCGTCAACGCCGCGAGCGAGACGGTCGCGGCGTACCCGCAAGAAGTTGAGGGCGGCCATCCGACGGCGCAGCTTGCACGCGACATCAGCCTGGCGCACCTCGAGCGGCCGGTCCGGTCGAGCGCCGTGCGCCGCCGGCCCAAGCGCGTCATCGGCATCACGGGCTCTCCCGGCGCGGGCAAGAGCACGCTGGTGGCCCAGCTCGTGGCCGAGCACGCGCGGCGGGCGGAGGAGGACTCGAGCCTTGGTCGGTGCGCCGTCGTCGCGTTCGACCCGATGAGCCCGATCACCGGCGGCGCCCTGCTTGGCGATCGTTTGCGCGTCGACTTCAATCGCCTGGGCGAGGCGGCGTACTACCGGTCGCTCGCGATCCGGGGCGAGGACTACCACGCCCTCGAAGACGTGACCGACCTCATCGGCGGTGCGTGCGAGGGCCATGGTCCAGATCACTCGGCCTACGACACGCTCTTCATCGAGACCGTGGGCGCGGGGCAGAACGAGACGCGCATCCGCGACCACGTCGATAAGACCATCGTCGTACTCACGCCCGGCATGGGCGACGCCGTGCAGATGGACAAGGCCGGCATCCTCGAAATCGCCGACCTGTTCGTGTGCAACAAGGCCGACCACCCGGGCGAGAACGAGCTAGTGCGAGACCTGCGCGATATCGCGGGCCGCCGGCCGATCCTCGAAACGGTCGCCACGCACGGCAAGGGCATCGCCGAACTGCTCGACGCGCTCGCCTGA
- a CDS encoding TIGR01777 family oxidoreductase, which translates to MDVSPDGDEKRGTPKRVVIAGGTGFLGSSLAAFLADRNYEPVVLGRRPERYRGVGRAVGWDGRSQGDWSAEIDGAAAVVNLAGRSVDCVKTPDHCDEILRSRVESTRAIGEAIDAAQTPPPVWVQMSTAHIYGDPPEAICDEQSAFGYGLAPTVGRAWEAAFDEACPSGVRRVVLRTSFVVGRGGGAMTRLGTLARLGLGGRVGSGKQGFSWIHEHDMNRIFQRAIEDDATSGAYIASAANPVSQAEFMRSVRRAIGMPIGLPAPAFGVRLAAPLILKTDPELAIYGRYVVPQRLIDEGFRFEFESVDAAMQDLYAKK; encoded by the coding sequence ATGGACGTGTCGCCGGATGGAGACGAGAAGCGCGGCACGCCCAAACGGGTCGTCATCGCCGGCGGCACCGGATTCCTCGGGTCATCGCTCGCCGCCTTCCTGGCTGACAGAAACTACGAGCCGGTCGTACTCGGGCGAAGGCCCGAACGCTACCGCGGCGTTGGCCGGGCCGTGGGCTGGGACGGCCGATCGCAGGGCGACTGGTCGGCCGAGATCGACGGTGCCGCAGCCGTCGTCAACCTTGCGGGCCGATCGGTCGACTGCGTCAAGACGCCAGACCACTGCGACGAGATCCTGCGCTCGCGGGTCGAGTCGACGCGCGCCATCGGGGAGGCGATCGACGCAGCGCAGACGCCCCCGCCGGTCTGGGTGCAGATGTCGACCGCCCACATCTACGGCGACCCGCCCGAGGCGATCTGCGACGAGCAATCGGCGTTCGGCTACGGACTCGCGCCGACCGTCGGCAGGGCATGGGAGGCCGCGTTCGACGAGGCGTGCCCGAGCGGCGTCCGCAGGGTCGTGCTAAGGACCAGCTTCGTCGTCGGCAGGGGCGGCGGCGCGATGACGCGGCTCGGCACGCTCGCCCGCCTCGGTCTGGGCGGCCGCGTCGGCAGCGGCAAGCAGGGCTTCAGCTGGATTCACGAGCATGACATGAACCGCATCTTCCAGCGCGCCATCGAGGACGACGCTACATCGGGAGCATACATCGCCAGCGCGGCGAATCCCGTCAGCCAGGCCGAGTTCATGCGCTCGGTCCGCAGGGCCATCGGCATGCCAATCGGCCTGCCGGCGCCCGCGTTCGGCGTTCGCCTTGCCGCACCGCTCATCCTGAAGACCGACCCCGAGCTTGCAATCTACGGCCGCTACGTCGTGCCGCAGCGCCTCATCGACGAGGGCTTCCGCTTCGAGTTCGAGTCGGTCGATGCCGCGATGCAGGACCTGTACGCCAAGAAGTAA
- a CDS encoding sigma-70 family RNA polymerase sigma factor: protein MLHSVTTSFIGRLRSNDEAAWFELWETFGPVVRTQLTRWGKGRIGVETVRDLSQETLAALSDSIDRYDPSRGARFSTWLLAIAKHVLGDEIDRRMAQKRGSGKKAVALDERWATVPTSIGADAEYEAAVFRAKIEAALRAVEHEAEFVDFSIYRMRVLDGMTGRDVAAQIGVSEPTVSRRLAKIRDMVRERSRIMVQQFSFTEDELSEAARNGLDLNPTKADDDLFDEAIAEIYHRQAELRRRDEQAALDG, encoded by the coding sequence ATGCTGCACTCTGTCACCACAAGCTTTATCGGGCGACTTAGGAGCAACGACGAGGCTGCCTGGTTCGAGTTGTGGGAGACCTTCGGGCCCGTCGTGCGCACCCAGCTCACGCGCTGGGGCAAGGGCCGCATCGGCGTCGAGACCGTCCGCGACCTGTCCCAAGAGACGCTCGCGGCCCTCAGCGACTCGATCGACCGCTACGACCCCAGCCGCGGCGCCCGCTTCAGTACGTGGCTCCTTGCCATCGCCAAGCACGTCCTGGGCGATGAGATCGACCGACGCATGGCCCAGAAGCGCGGCTCGGGCAAGAAGGCCGTCGCCCTTGACGAGCGTTGGGCGACCGTGCCCACGAGCATCGGGGCCGACGCCGAGTACGAGGCGGCCGTATTCCGGGCCAAGATCGAGGCCGCCCTGCGTGCCGTCGAGCACGAGGCCGAATTCGTGGACTTCTCGATCTACCGGATGCGCGTCCTGGACGGCATGACCGGACGTGACGTGGCGGCCCAGATCGGCGTCAGCGAGCCCACGGTCAGCCGCCGGCTGGCCAAGATCCGCGACATGGTCCGGGAGCGTTCCAGGATCATGGTCCAGCAATTCAGCTTCACCGAGGACGAACTGAGCGAGGCGGCGCGAAACGGGCTCGACCTGAATCCAACAAAGGCTGACGACGATCTGTTCGACGAGGCCATCGCCGAGATCTATCACCGGCAGGCCGAGCTCCGACGGAGGGACGAACAGGCCGCCTTGGACGGCTGA